tcaatcttgtgtccttgcgccgcagagtggggggcgagctcagcacacagtcccatgaaagtggcttttctcatacgaaagtttcTGCAgcccactgctcgtcatcccagacttccatgacgatgtgatcccaccactcagttgcttgtttcccgagcccaaaagcggcgttcaacggtgctgagcatttccgtaaatgccgcaagcactttagtgtcacacgcggcaggcaaatccatattgatatcatcgtcggaatcctcactgtcactttggagctgaaggaatagctggacagccaaacgtgttgtgctggtgacactcatcagcagagtcctcagcagatcgggctccatttgccacagaaatcgcgattcacacagagagtaacagaaagacactcacaatggcgccaaacgctgctggaaagagtgaatgctgggatgtgaagcgatgcaccacggggcgctggcaaacaggaagcggaatgacccgcacacttccttccccttcccacaatactcagcgccaaaacggcgccaaaacgggacgaggtgctctgtgggatagctgcccacaatgcacctctcaatacagcgctggaaagtgctgcaagtgtggccacactgcagcgctggtagctgtcagtgtggccacactccagcgctggcccttccacagctgcatgaccagcgctgtaactcccagcgctgcaacttgtaagtgtagccaagcccttagttattccagatttatagTGGTGTTCCCGAGATCAGAATCTCACCCTTTATTCACAAAGCAGCAAGACTTGAGAGAGTGTCCTTTGCAGTCTCTCCCGGGACACAGCACAGAGCAGTCTGACCGCAAGCCATAGTTCAGGAGACACTAACCACTGCCAAAAGTTAAGATCATGAAATTTTGGAGAGGGAGAGGCCTACATTGCAAGACTGGGGTATATCCACTATTTTGTTATTTTTAGAGAAGAAATACAACTTTCCAGTTTTGCTAAACAGCAAAGAATAACAGAACTGCACCAGCATAGACTGTTTCCAGCCACTGTCTTCCTTACAAATCCATACAAGGAATGAGATTCAGACAATACTGTCCAGTGTTCAACAGCAGCTAGAAAGCTATAACAACTAAAATAACCAGAGTTTTGAGAGATTTTATCCATCTGCAAAGAAAATCCCAACATTAGTATGCAAAGCATTTTTTTTGCTGGTCACAGAGCAGCTACATTCCTTCCAGCTGAAGCCTGCTGACTGTTAGTGTCAGTTTCAATTGTGCCAAGCTAACCCAAGTTGTTCCATAGCCcataaaactgaaaatgttgcattttgcaaAGCCAGGTCTGTGTGGAGTGTCAAAtgcattttaaagaaagaaagtacttgtggcaccttagagactaacaaatttattgcatCGCAGTTACTGACTAGTTGTACCTGATTGTTAGATGAGGCCTTGCAGCTCCTAGTGCTATGTTAAAGCTACATGTGGCACCAGTGAACTTACCCTGATGCTAATAACCTTCAGCATATTACTTAACCCACTAAGACCCAAAATAAGATCAGCCAGCTGTGTTCTTAGTCAGGCAATTGACACACCTCTCTGTCCCAGCCATGTCCATGAGCTGAGACGATATTCAGATTTACAAGAATCCTAGTCAATGAAGCACTTGCAGGGCAGTGCTCTTAGAGATTATCTCTGCTCTGGCCTTCTGAGCAGACAAAAATAGTACAGCAGGGGTTGTACACGTGTCCTGCTAGAGAAAATCCAGGCCTGGCCTTGTTTGGTTTTGCTGAGTCATCCAGCTACATGGATTTTAATTATTCCGCTCCCCTTGTTTGGGAAGGAGACGAAGAAAACACATTCAGAGATTAGAATGACATCCGCAGTTTAATCTACAGTAAGAAAAACATACAAACTAGTCATAGATTAAAATAAACCTTCTCCTTTTATTGCATATTTCACTGTAGCAAATCAAATGAGATCTGGATTCTAAAAGCCCCATCAAATTCCAAAGCATTGTTCCTTCTTGGCAATTCTAGAAGCATGTTAGCGCTAAGTGGTTCCTTCCACTGGTCGGACTATCATTCCTTTCACCTGGTTATGTTAGTCACTAGCCATTCCTTCCAGTCTCTTCCACTCTTGTCTGTACTCCAGGCTCCTGTTTCCCTGTGTTAGCACTGAATGTCTTCACAAGAGGGAGGAGACACCTACAATAGGAGAGGTTGGAGAAGCTCAAGTTCAACATTAGGCAGACGGGACCCTCATATGTCAAATGCCTGAGTGAGGTGAATGCCCCAGGATTAGCCAGAATGTGCAAACAGGGGTACCAGTTCAACCAAGCACACAAGGGGGTTTTGTCTACTCCAGGAAAAGGGAACCCTTCTGCCCCAGCAAATGGGCAAGAAACAAGGGAACTGGCTGGCAGTGGTCTGGGAAAGGAGTAGAGTCCCCAAAGGAACATGACAATAGAGCATCCAACCCCTAAAAAGGGATCTCCAAGCCCACTATTAGGAACACCAATTTCATTCTGCTAAGACGTGGACCAAAGGTGTCCCTCTACCCCTTTCCATGATTCCTGAGCATCTTTATGGAGAGGACTACACTACTGAAACGGCAGAGATGTGAGACTCTGGAGTCACTTCAAAGAGAAGGACAGCAACCTCTTCCACATTAGGGGGTTTGGTTTCTTTAGGAGGAACTATTAACAAGCTGCTGTTCGAAAGCTCAGAGAGTCCTACCAAACTAAACCACACTAGTCTTTCAAACATTAGCTCGTCAGTCCCAGACTGGATATCTGCCCATCACTGCACCTCCAGCGAAaccaaagcaaaaaaaccaaacactcacCATTATTATATTTGCACTGCTTCAGTGCCTCGTTGAAACCTTCACACAAGGTCAAGTCACTCTGATTGGTAGCACATTCCAAGAACTGCTTCATCTCATAGTGGCAAGGGCCATACTGCGGCTGCTGGAACGCAGGCTGCCTGGGCTCCTACAGACACcccaagaagaagaaaaaaaatcccagtttaGGGAGACTAACTCTGGGACAGACGGAGACAAATATAATGATCTATCATGTCTAGATTTTCCTGTTCCCCTGCCAGTCAGGGCAAATATGTGACTAAACTGAGCTCATATCCCATCATCTTGCATTGTTTTCAAAATAATTACAGTCCCAAATTCTCAGTGCGTAAACAAATAGAAGGGAGGGCCATGACGGAGAAATAAAAACCTTTCCTAGACACCAGTAGTCTCACATTAGCGAAAGCAGCATTCCAAATGAAAGGTTAGAATAGGATTTTCCCCCATTCAGAGCAGCTTCCTTCATGCCACTCAAGTTGTTCGGATGTATACACTTAGACTATGTTGTGATAATTCAGCCTACAAATTTGCCCCTGGATTGTGAGCTCAGCGAGTGAAACCTCATCACGTCACAACAAATGCGGATTgattgtgttaagatcatgcctagTAACAAGAAAAATGCACCGAAATTGGTGTCagatattaggcctaattggttgACAGAATAACctggggatgggctattccacccatcactcccttttggggtcctcAAAGAAAGATACTTTGGGGAGgaaaaattggctactggagcaagcttcaccatcagGGCTGCCACCCCTACCCTCTCCTGAGACTCCAGGCctcatcatcctgatcctgagagatgtcctgaccagaccaggccagagagtgGGACCCACCTGACATCTGGGATATGAGACTTGGCCTCAGCACCACCGCTTGGTACTCTTCTCCTTCCCTatcttctctctttccccccccccccccccactgtctaATAAGCATCTGGCTTATCTGGCCATGACTGCATATTTGGAAACAATGCTATAAGCCAGTaaccagaaagaggcagctaGAAGTAATACCCCAAGCAGCCCAATGCcagtacaagtttgccaggtctcagagcgCTGATAGAACCATGTGCTGTGTCTGTGTTTTTCCAGCATCGAGGTTGCAAATGAGAATCAAAACTAGAGATAAAAGCTCTATTGTCTCTCTCTGctgttctctctccctcttttgtCTCAAAAGAAGCGGGATTAGACTTAAAACAGCAACAGCTCCAACCCACCTCACTAACTTATTCTCTTCTCCCCAGAAAGCAGAGTTCTCTTTGATACGATCTAAGACTGTCAGACAAGAGGGGAGGGGAATTCCtgctaaaaactctctccagctaaagggaaaaagAAGGCCTTAAAACTTTACCGTTACAGCATTTGAAAGGTCTTTCATTCTTTTCTGTATCtcttaataaaaagttaaaaggatttttaatggtgcatttgccatggtactaagcaggctgaggtcttcTGTATGCCAACCCCCAGACCTTGTTTAAAAGGGTTTACTGCTGGGCAGTGACTGGGGTAGGTTGACACCTCTGACTCTCTGGCCCCACACATTCCATGGGAATTACTAGAACAGCGACCAACATTCAGCCAAACAAGTTGCAGCTTAAAACGCCAACCACGTTTTATGTTGAGTTCCAGTGGGCTCCTGTTCCAATACTTTGTTCCTGCAGGACAGGTGGAAATTGGAGGCTTCTGGACTTTAACTGGCCACGTAGACTTCACGACTAGCTACTGAGACAGGGATTCTTACCTGTTTTCACAGTGGCTAGCACGATTGGACCACAATCCCCATTTACAATACCCAGGTGCTACCACCACAGAAATACACTCTGCCTTATGTTCCATTTAAAGAAATATTCTAGAGAGGGCAGTGATGCGAAGCAAAGAGGCAGAATGATTGGGAAGGCAACGTCTCCATCGCTCTGTACTGGAGGCCTTTTAGGAAGCAGCTCCACATCCAACAAGTAACCTTGACTACAAGAGTACAGAGCTTTGCAGAAAAAGCCTTTCTAAAGGAGATGCTAGGGTTTTTCGTATGGGCACAGCCTGCCTCCCCCAACACTTAGAGACCTAGCTAATCCTCAGGGCAGGCTCTGTTTTACGTAACAGTTACTCCACAGGTTGCACTTTGCTAATAATTTCTACTTTCGGATGCCCCACCAAGCGATGGGAATTGTACCATGTCTCTCCACGGTGACAGGTGGATCCCACTTAAATCTCAGGTTTAGCCTGACCAAACTAGTTCTAGGCACAAACACGCCCCTACACACAAGGGGCCTCAGAGGCTCCTTAGTAAGAACAGGGCTTAAAGTGGATATTGTTTTTGTTCTCCTGGAGTGTATGAAGGCCCTCTAGGACACCTGACAACCAGCCCTGCTTCCTGGACTCCAGGAACCTCTGAAGAATAGTTTCTTGGTGAAACCATGGAGCTGCATTACCTGGATAGTACTGGCTGGTTTCGCTGGCTCAGTGCTGCTACCGCCACTGAATGCCCCAGTGAGAGCACTGCCAACCACGT
The Mauremys mutica isolate MM-2020 ecotype Southern chromosome 16, ASM2049712v1, whole genome shotgun sequence genome window above contains:
- the CHCHD10 gene encoding coiled-coil-helix-coiled-coil-helix domain-containing protein 10, mitochondrial isoform X2 — protein: MPRGSRSAAAARPAAVSAAPAHAHPPAHPPPSAVAAPGQPQQPGLMAQMATTAAGVAVGSAVGHVVGSALTGAFSGGSSTEPAKPASTIQEPRQPAFQQPQYGPCHYEMKQFLECATNQSDLTLCEGFNEALKQCKYNNGVSSLL
- the CHCHD10 gene encoding coiled-coil-helix-coiled-coil-helix domain-containing protein 10, mitochondrial isoform X1 — translated: MPRGSRSAAAARPAAVSSAAPAHAHPPAHPPPSAVAAPGQPQQPGLMAQMATTAAGVAVGSAVGHVVGSALTGAFSGGSSTEPAKPASTIQEPRQPAFQQPQYGPCHYEMKQFLECATNQSDLTLCEGFNEALKQCKYNNGVSSLL